One genomic segment of Erythrolamprus reginae isolate rEryReg1 chromosome 2, rEryReg1.hap1, whole genome shotgun sequence includes these proteins:
- the LOC139159599 gene encoding proteinase-activated receptor 1-like, with translation MLPELQKAALTPIIYSHLNFGRQGPFTVRSHYAFEVECCDSSELHLSDVETYFTNQWLTRFLPAFEALVFVLGFPLNTLAIHIFVTKTKLWKPAMVYMLNLAFADLLMLSMLPLKITYLFSGHNWVFGTTMCQLASSAFVCNTNCSVLLMTGISVDRFLAFVCPMKSLSWRTARRASVVCIAIWLLCLMGASPLLAFDITQWVPQMNITTCFEVQNNLPSQEFINYYLLALSIFFFFIPLLISTACYICIIRQLLMAQPTRKRRAIFLSGIVLCTFFLCFGPANILILVQLFFPSEHLQSIFFAHMLCLSLGFLNACLDPLIYYYASSECQRQIWRVLCCRKLLL, from the exons ATGCTCCCTG AATTGCAGAAGGCAGCCCTGACTCCCATCATTTACTCCCACTTGAATTTTGGTAGACAAGGTCCTTTCACCGTCCGGTCACACTATGCATTTGAGGTAGAATGCTGTGATTCATCAGAGCTTCATCTTA GTGATGTTGAAACATATTTCACCAATCAATGGCTGACTCGGTTTCTCCCTGCGTTTGAGGCTCTTGTGTTTGTTCTGGGTTTCCCCTTAAACACTTTGGCGATTCATATTTTTGTGACGAAGACGAAGCTTTGGAAACCAGCCATGGTGTATATGCTCAATCTGGCTTTTGCAGATCTGCTTATGCTGAGCATGCTGCCTCTCAAAATCACATACCTCTTTAGCGGACACAACTGGGTTTTTGGGACTACGATGTGCCAGTTGGCCTCTTCTGCTTTCGTCTGCAACACAAATTGCTCCGTTCTGCTGATGACAGGGATCAGTGTGGATCGTTTCTTGGCTTTCGTTTGCCCCATGAAGTCTCTGTCGTGGCGCACAGCAAGGCGGGCCTCTGTGGTCTGTATCGCCATCTGGCTGCTCTGCCTAATGGGGGCGAGTCCACTGCTGGCCTTTGATATCACTCAGTGGGTACCTCAGATGAACATTACCACTTGCTTCGAAGTGCAAAATAACCTTCCTTCGCAGGAATTCATCAACTATTACTTATTGGCCttatctattttcttctttttcatcccATTACTAATCTCTACCGCTTGTTATATATGCATTATAAGGCAACTTTTAATGGCACAGCCAACGAGGAAGAGACGTGCCATCTTCTTGTCCGGCATTGTCTTGTGcaccttctttctttgttttggtCCAGCCAATATCTTGATATTAGTGCAATTATTTTTTCCGTCTGAACACCTTCAGAGCATCTTTTTTGCCCACATGCTCTGCCTTTCCCTGGGTTTCCTCAATGCTTGCCTTGACCCCTTAATCTACTATTATGCCTCCTCAGAATGCCAGAGGCAGATCTGGAGGGTTTTGTGCTGCAGAAAGCTGCTTCTTTAG
- the LOC139162621 gene encoding proteinase-activated receptor 1-like: MGLPLVLVALAVLAVPSHGFSSRRNGSSSMNETWAGPRSFPWREEKDEYEPIPLSDNDAENDMDIGSGSSSQSRARNFPKYALVKDVEDFLLSGWLTSFVPGVYTLVVSFSLPLNITAIFLFLLKMKVKKPAVIYMLNLAFADVLFASVLPFRIVYHFSGNHWPFGPAMCRFVTATFYCNMYCSILLMTVISIDRFLAVVYPMQSLSWRTLRRASVVCVAIWLVSLAGVVPLFITEQTRNILPLNITTCHDVLNESDLQGYYRIFFTVFFSFFFFVPLIVCTFCYVRIIWCLSSSNIAVKSGKRRRALLLSVAVLSIFIICFGPTNLLLLVHYAHFAYSNYSGSIYFAYLLCVCISSVSCCIDPLIYYYASSECQRQLRNLLCCRKDSELCSLTSDNPLGSRTSQRVTGTSTIDNSLYRKLLA; this comes from the exons ATGGGGCTGCCGCTCGTCCTGGTCGCCCTCGCGGTGCTGGCGGTTCCCTCGCACGGCTTCTCATCACGGCGAAATG gctcTTCTTCCATGAATGAAACTTGGGCAGGTCCAAGATCCTTTCcctggagggaagagaaagatgaATATGAACCAATTCCGTTGTCGGATAACGATGCTGAAAACGATATGGACATTGGGTCAGGATCTAGCAGTCAAAGCAGAGCACGGAACTTTCCAAAATATGCTCTAGTGAAAGATGTGGAAGACTTCCTACTGAGTGGATGGCTGACCAGTTTCGTTCCAGGAGTCTATACTCTCGTTGTGTCCTTCAGTCTTCCTCTAAACATCACAGCAATTTTTCTGTTTTTGCTCAAAATGAAAGTGAAGAAGCCAGCTGTAATATACATGCTCAATTTAGCTTTTGCAGACGTGCTTTTTGCGAGTGTGCTTCCGTTTAGGATTGTCTACCATTTTTCTGGAAACCACTGGCCTTTTGGACCTGCCATGTGCCGCTTTGTCACTGCAACGTTTTACTGCAACATGTACTGCTCCATTCTGCTGATGACTGTGATCAGCATCGATCGTTTCTTGGCAGTGGTGTATCCCATGCAATCTCTGTCCTGGCGCACCCTAAGGCGTGCCTCCGTGGTTTGTGTTGCCATCTGGCTCGTATCTCTTGCTGGAGTGGTTCCCTTGTTTATCACTGAGCAAACAAGGAACATACTTCCTCTAAACATAACAACTTGTCACGATGTCCTGAATGAAAGTGACCTCCAAggatattaccgtatttttttcactgttttcttttcttttttcttttttgtgccACTCATTGTTTGTACCTTTTGCTACGTCCGTATCATCTGGTGCCTTAGCTCTTCAAACATCGCTGTGAAATCGGGTAAAAGGAGACGAGCTTTATTGTTGTCTGTGGCTgttttatccatttttattatatgttttgGCCCAACAAATCTTCTCTTGCTAGTTCATTATGCACATTTTGCTTACAGCAACTACTCGGGTAGTATATATTTTGCTTATCTCCTCTGTGTCTGCATTAGCAGTGTAAGTTGCTGTATTGACCCTTTGATCTATTACTACGCCTCCTCTGAATGTCAGCGTCAGCTTAGAAATTTATTATGTTGCAGAAAGGACTCTGAACTCTGCAGCCTTACTTCCGATAATCCCCTGGGCAGCAGAACAAGCCAAAGGGTTACTGGCACCAGTACAATTGATAACAGTCTCTATCGAAAATTACTAGCATAG